In the Devosia sp. SL43 genome, one interval contains:
- a CDS encoding Ppx/GppA phosphatase family protein translates to MNQFWGVDADPTAQGRIKGAKPVAVLDIGSNSVRLVVYERHARALTPLYNEKSACALGRGVGQTGRLADANVAQALNAIKRFALVARMMRVGKVYVLATSAVRDAANRQEFVDAVEALMDSKVQVLSGEEEAHFAALGAVAGIPGFSGVVGDLGGGSLELSSILGGSDTDGQSFELGVIRLQDDSNGSPSKAAGIVREQLQKSSLTKQGKGASFAAIGGTWRSLAKLHQIVRGYPLHMVQHYIVSSEDMIGFCNGIVGAGSLKNYPGADNVSSSRRELVPFGAAVLAEVLKAGQFANVVFSALGVREGYLYGILDNREQSIDPLIQGAEELSVLRSRSPAHGSDLVEFTGQFLAVSGATETAEEARLRTVACLLADIGWRAHPDYRGPQSVDAVAYGSLSGIDHPGRAFLAQVIAIRYDGLKSKSAASLMPLGNAEMTQRARLLGALFRVAYPMTAAMPGILPRIRFEVSGNDLALILPGDLAFLDGEHLRGRLEQFVGVAGLKTAKVRAE, encoded by the coding sequence TTGAATCAATTCTGGGGCGTCGACGCCGATCCGACGGCACAGGGGCGCATCAAAGGCGCCAAGCCTGTCGCCGTGCTCGATATCGGCTCGAACTCGGTTCGCCTGGTCGTCTATGAGCGCCACGCCCGGGCGCTGACGCCGCTCTACAACGAAAAGTCTGCCTGCGCCTTGGGACGCGGGGTCGGCCAGACCGGCCGTCTCGCTGATGCTAACGTCGCGCAGGCCCTGAACGCCATCAAGCGCTTTGCCCTGGTGGCCCGCATGATGCGCGTCGGCAAGGTCTATGTGCTGGCGACGTCAGCCGTACGCGACGCCGCCAACCGGCAGGAATTCGTGGACGCGGTCGAAGCGCTGATGGACAGCAAAGTCCAGGTGCTGAGCGGTGAGGAAGAAGCCCATTTCGCAGCGCTTGGCGCCGTGGCCGGCATTCCGGGATTCTCCGGTGTCGTTGGTGATCTGGGCGGCGGCAGCCTCGAGCTGTCGAGCATCCTTGGTGGCAGTGACACGGACGGCCAGTCGTTCGAGCTGGGTGTGATCCGCCTTCAGGACGACAGCAACGGCTCGCCCAGCAAGGCGGCCGGCATAGTCCGGGAACAGTTGCAAAAATCGTCGCTGACCAAACAGGGCAAAGGCGCGTCCTTTGCTGCCATCGGTGGTACCTGGCGCTCGCTGGCCAAACTGCACCAGATCGTGCGCGGCTATCCGCTGCACATGGTGCAGCACTACATCGTGTCGTCAGAGGACATGATCGGCTTTTGCAATGGCATCGTGGGCGCCGGTTCGCTCAAAAACTACCCGGGTGCCGACAATGTCAGCTCCTCCCGCCGCGAGCTGGTGCCATTCGGCGCCGCGGTTCTGGCCGAAGTCCTCAAGGCAGGCCAGTTCGCCAATGTGGTGTTTTCGGCCCTCGGCGTGCGAGAGGGCTATCTCTACGGCATTCTCGACAATCGCGAACAGTCGATCGACCCCCTGATCCAAGGGGCCGAGGAGCTTTCGGTGCTCCGCTCCCGCTCGCCGGCCCATGGTAGCGACTTGGTCGAATTCACTGGCCAGTTTTTGGCCGTGTCAGGGGCCACCGAAACGGCGGAAGAAGCCCGGCTGCGGACTGTGGCCTGCCTTCTCGCCGATATCGGCTGGCGGGCCCATCCGGACTACCGCGGCCCGCAAAGCGTCGACGCTGTGGCCTATGGCTCGCTGAGCGGCATCGACCACCCCGGCCGGGCCTTCCTCGCCCAGGTCATCGCTATCAGATATGACGGCCTCAAGAGCAAGTCAGCGGCCTCGTTGATGCCGCTCGGCAATGCCGAAATGACCCAGCGAGCCCGCCTGCTGGGCGCTCTGTTCCGCGTCGCCTATCCGATGACCGCCGCCATGCCCGGCATCCTGCCGCGCATCCGTTTCGAGGTGAGCGGCAACGACCTCGCACTGATCCTGCCTGGCGATCTGGCCTTTCTCGACGGCGAGCACCTACGCGGCCGGCTGGAGCAGTTCGTCGGTGTGGCAGGGCTGAAGACCGCTAAGGTGCGGGCGGAGTAG
- the rnd gene encoding ribonuclease D — translation MDLIVSTDVLAAFCERAAKFDFVTVDTEFLRETTYWPKLCLVQVATDDEAVLIDPLVPGFDLTPFYDLLANPNITKVFHAARQDIEIFVKATGKVPVNIFDTQIAASVCGFGDSVSYDNLVRAITNVELDKSSRFTDWSARPLSEKQRLYAIADVTHLRDIYRELRKQVDATKRWDWVEDELGVLRSIDTYVVQPEQAWERLKMKINRPRDLAALKKLAAWREKRAQDSDQPRSRILKDDVLFELAMQRPLTADAFEKLRAVPRGFGRSSAAADIMTLLRVVEDMGKAELPVMPERYRGPSPKGAVGDLIRVLLKSVAEQNGVAARILATSDDIDALVLDDEADVPALKGWRRKLFGEKALDIKHGRVGLVATRKGVVEFAVKEAAAAAE, via the coding sequence ATGGACCTCATTGTTTCCACAGATGTGCTCGCTGCCTTTTGCGAGCGCGCTGCGAAGTTCGATTTTGTGACCGTGGACACAGAGTTCCTGCGCGAAACGACGTATTGGCCCAAGCTCTGTCTCGTCCAGGTCGCGACCGACGACGAAGCTGTGCTCATCGATCCGCTGGTGCCCGGCTTTGATCTCACGCCGTTTTACGATCTGCTGGCCAACCCGAACATAACCAAGGTGTTCCACGCGGCCCGGCAGGACATCGAAATCTTCGTCAAGGCCACCGGCAAGGTACCCGTCAACATCTTCGACACCCAGATCGCTGCCAGCGTCTGCGGGTTTGGTGACAGCGTGTCCTACGACAACCTGGTGCGCGCCATCACCAATGTCGAACTCGACAAGTCATCCCGGTTCACCGACTGGTCGGCCCGGCCGCTATCCGAGAAGCAGCGGCTCTACGCCATTGCCGACGTCACCCACCTGCGCGACATCTACCGCGAGCTGCGCAAGCAGGTAGACGCGACCAAGCGCTGGGACTGGGTCGAGGACGAGCTGGGCGTGCTGCGCAGCATCGATACCTATGTGGTGCAGCCCGAGCAGGCGTGGGAACGCCTCAAGATGAAGATCAATCGCCCGCGTGACCTGGCAGCGCTCAAGAAGCTCGCCGCCTGGCGCGAGAAGCGCGCGCAGGACAGCGATCAGCCGCGCAGCCGCATTCTCAAGGACGACGTGCTGTTCGAGCTGGCCATGCAGCGCCCGTTGACAGCAGATGCCTTCGAGAAGCTCCGCGCCGTGCCGCGCGGTTTCGGCCGCAGCTCGGCAGCCGCCGATATCATGACGCTGCTGCGCGTTGTCGAGGATATGGGCAAGGCCGAATTGCCTGTTATGCCGGAACGCTATCGCGGCCCGTCACCAAAGGGTGCGGTTGGCGACCTGATCCGCGTGCTGCTGAAGTCGGTGGCCGAACAGAATGGCGTCGCCGCGCGTATCCTTGCCACATCAGACGATATCGACGCCCTGGTGCTCGACGACGAAGCCGACGTCCCTGCCCTCAAGGGCTGGCGCCGCAAGCTGTTCGGCGAGAAGGCCCTGGATATCAAGCACGGCCGCGTCGGTCTGGTCGCGACGCGCAAGGGCGTGGTGGAGTTTGCGGTGAAAGAGGCGGCAGCTGCGGCTGAATAA